In Deltaproteobacteria bacterium, a single genomic region encodes these proteins:
- a CDS encoding NADH:flavin oxidoreductase has protein sequence MTSPILFQPISINHMDLRNRMVMPAMHLNYCTDGTVTDRLVRFYEERAKGGVGLIIVGGCLVDEWSGGQTMVGLDKDEYIPGLKALTAACKAHGAKVAAQLYMAGAYAHQALIRRDALSSSSHRSKFTNENAQGMTLEDIRMVTGDFVSAAVRAKEAGFDMVEVLAAAGYLISQFLSPVINKREDEYGGPLENRMRFGIDVIRAVRKAVGDDFCVGVRIAGNDFVPGSHTNKEAQLFARACQGAGADLINVTGGWHETRVPQITGDLPRAGFAYLARGIREAVSVPVAASNRIGRPDLAEELLREGFGDLICFGRSLIADPELPKKAIEGRNDEIRPCIACNQKCFDHVFAVKPVGCLVNAEAGEECRTNITKTETPGKLAVAGGGAAGCEGPSFWNCFATTPPLWPKRASTCG, from the coding sequence CCCCATCCTGTTTCAGCCTATATCCATCAATCACATGGACCTGCGCAACCGCATGGTGATGCCTGCCATGCATCTGAATTATTGCACCGACGGCACGGTAACGGACCGGTTGGTGCGGTTTTACGAAGAGCGAGCCAAAGGCGGCGTGGGCCTCATCATCGTGGGTGGTTGCCTTGTAGACGAATGGTCCGGCGGGCAGACCATGGTCGGCCTTGACAAAGACGAATACATTCCCGGCCTCAAGGCACTTACGGCGGCCTGCAAAGCCCACGGCGCCAAGGTCGCGGCCCAGCTCTACATGGCGGGCGCGTATGCGCATCAGGCGTTGATACGGCGCGACGCGTTAAGCTCGTCCAGTCACCGGTCGAAATTCACGAACGAAAACGCCCAGGGAATGACCTTGGAAGACATCCGGATGGTCACCGGAGATTTCGTTTCGGCGGCCGTTCGAGCCAAGGAAGCCGGATTTGACATGGTCGAGGTTCTGGCCGCGGCGGGATACCTCATTTCGCAGTTCCTGTCGCCGGTGATCAACAAACGCGAGGATGAATACGGAGGTCCCCTCGAGAACCGGATGCGTTTCGGCATCGATGTGATACGGGCCGTTCGGAAAGCCGTGGGTGACGATTTCTGCGTGGGCGTCCGTATCGCGGGAAACGACTTCGTGCCGGGGAGTCACACCAACAAGGAAGCTCAGCTTTTCGCCAGGGCCTGTCAGGGAGCGGGCGCCGACCTGATCAACGTAACCGGGGGATGGCATGAAACGCGCGTGCCGCAGATCACGGGAGATCTTCCACGCGCCGGTTTCGCGTATCTGGCCCGGGGCATACGCGAGGCCGTGAGCGTTCCCGTAGCCGCGAGCAATCGCATCGGTCGGCCGGACCTGGCCGAAGAGCTGTTGCGCGAGGGCTTCGGCGATCTCATCTGTTTTGGACGCTCGCTCATCGCCGATCCCGAACTTCCGAAGAAAGCCATCGAGGGCCGGAATGACGAAATTCGCCCCTGTATCGCCTGCAACCAGAAATGTTTCGATCATGTATTTGCCGTCAAACCGGTCGGTTGTCTGGTCAATGCGGAAGCCGGCGAAGAATGTCGGACGAACATCACCAAGACGGAAACGCCCGGAAAATTGGCGGTCGCGGGCGGCGGCGCCGCAGGGTGCGAAGGACCGAGTTTCTGGAACTGTTTCGCTACTACGCCGCCGCTATGGCCAAAGCGGGCGTCGACGTGCGGCTAG
- a CDS encoding FAD-dependent oxidoreductase, producing MRRTEFLELFRYYAAAMAKAGVDVRLGKGFTADHARKGGYDAVFLATGAESLVPDIPGMDAPHVVQAWDVLKGTARTGRNVVVVGGGAVGLETGIYLAKKGALTPQQLYFLMLHDAESPETLKELMGRGAKKVTVIEMTPELGRDIGRSTRWTVLKKTKLYGVTLLNNTKLLEVRPDRVVVRDKADEIVEIPADTVVMAVGARPANRLYREIEAMLPGRVRVIGDAESASNAAGAVEAGFRAAMEL from the coding sequence GTGCGAAGGACCGAGTTTCTGGAACTGTTTCGCTACTACGCCGCCGCTATGGCCAAAGCGGGCGTCGACGTGCGGCTAGGCAAGGGATTCACCGCGGACCATGCCCGCAAGGGCGGATACGACGCCGTCTTCTTGGCCACAGGGGCGGAGTCCCTCGTGCCGGATATTCCGGGCATGGACGCTCCTCACGTGGTGCAGGCCTGGGACGTGCTTAAAGGGACCGCTCGGACCGGCCGGAATGTGGTGGTCGTGGGCGGGGGCGCCGTGGGTCTCGAAACCGGCATTTATCTGGCCAAAAAGGGCGCCCTCACACCCCAACAGCTCTACTTCCTCATGCTCCACGACGCCGAATCGCCTGAAACCCTCAAGGAACTCATGGGCAGAGGCGCAAAGAAGGTCACCGTCATTGAAATGACCCCCGAACTGGGCAGAGACATCGGCCGCTCGACACGCTGGACCGTGCTGAAAAAGACGAAACTGTACGGCGTTACCCTATTGAACAACACGAAGCTGTTGGAAGTGCGTCCCGATCGCGTGGTGGTCCGGGACAAGGCGGACGAAATCGTGGAAATACCCGCGGACACGGTGGTCATGGCCGTGGGCGCCCGCCCCGCAAACCGGTTGTACCGGGAGATCGAGGCGATGCTGCCCGGCCGGGTCCGTGTCATCGGCGACGCGGAGAGCGCTTCCAACGCGGCCGGGGCAGTGGAAGCCGGATTCCGGGCGGCCATGGAACTCTAA
- a CDS encoding SPASM domain-containing protein: MNPVVDKVLKRFKRAMRASGIPIGKMGERFLSPVVGDLMRSDYTNHAFVEFTTGCNLKCVYCASRQAGYKAMDLDLSRFEDILRDLKAREVSLVSVHGHGETTTVNRWRDYCERLLDEGMRGADLRTIVRNMTMIRDEAFAQGRKPPRFGWSIVVSDKTVFGLSDLAAFGLAQNVRRFTFCNLVEYPSEHDGFFVRPIARLSERETGRLPGLMRRVSETIRRRGAECEIQEPLLDSLKAHFDEGRIADGYAHPTHGLNGIEPGPSYPRGETRTRDCLDPWDVVFIGADGSVRPCCVTQERVGDLYEGPGLGAMLNNSAIKAYRQGLVTGRLKKPCLNCHMRGWTDVETLRFKVRKLKLIRRLRRLM, from the coding sequence ATGAATCCTGTCGTGGACAAAGTGCTCAAACGGTTCAAGAGAGCGATGCGGGCTTCCGGCATCCCAATAGGAAAGATGGGCGAACGCTTTCTGTCTCCCGTGGTGGGGGATCTGATGCGCTCCGACTACACGAACCACGCGTTTGTCGAATTCACCACGGGTTGTAATCTGAAATGTGTCTATTGCGCTTCACGACAGGCCGGCTACAAAGCCATGGACCTGGATCTGAGCCGGTTTGAGGATATCCTTCGAGATCTGAAAGCAAGGGAGGTCTCACTGGTTTCGGTGCACGGGCATGGGGAAACCACCACGGTGAACCGGTGGCGCGACTACTGCGAAAGGCTGCTCGATGAGGGCATGCGCGGCGCCGATCTTCGGACCATCGTCCGTAACATGACAATGATCCGCGACGAAGCCTTTGCTCAGGGACGCAAGCCGCCTCGTTTCGGCTGGTCCATCGTGGTTTCGGACAAGACCGTCTTCGGCCTGTCGGACCTGGCGGCCTTCGGGCTGGCCCAAAATGTGCGCCGGTTCACCTTCTGCAACCTGGTGGAATACCCTTCGGAACACGACGGTTTTTTCGTGCGGCCCATCGCCCGGTTGTCCGAGAGGGAAACAGGGCGTCTGCCCGGTCTGATGCGGCGCGTCTCCGAAACCATCCGTCGCCGCGGCGCCGAATGCGAGATTCAAGAACCGCTGCTGGACAGCCTGAAAGCGCATTTCGATGAAGGCCGGATCGCCGACGGCTACGCACATCCTACACATGGTTTGAACGGAATTGAGCCCGGACCGTCCTATCCCCGTGGTGAAACCCGGACCCGGGACTGTCTGGATCCGTGGGACGTGGTGTTTATCGGAGCCGACGGCTCGGTGCGGCCGTGCTGCGTCACACAGGAAAGGGTAGGCGACCTGTATGAAGGACCAGGCCTGGGCGCCATGCTCAACAATTCCGCCATCAAAGCCTACAGGCAGGGACTGGTCACGGGCCGTCTGAAGAAACCCTGCCTGAACTGCCATATGCGGGGGTGGACCGACGTCGAGACCCTGCGGTTCAAGGTGCGGAAGCTGAAGCTGATACGGCGGTTACGGAGGCTCATGTGA
- a CDS encoding YceI family protein, with the protein MRRPAGVLLILSTLLLTSGSSGAAPEWTFDPNHCEIVFKIRHIFAYVSGVFEKFDGKVLFDPNDLEGSFIHVRIEVNSIDTRIEKRDEHLRSEEFLDAQKFPYMTFTSSEIVHKKDNDYIARGKLKIKDVILQIELPFTYLGSRTDPFNDKQEVAGFDAEYELDRLIYHVGSGKYYEQGVIGKDVTISIHVELLRAR; encoded by the coding sequence ATGAGGAGGCCGGCGGGTGTTCTATTGATTTTATCCACGTTACTACTCACCTCCGGATCGTCGGGGGCCGCCCCCGAGTGGACCTTTGACCCCAACCATTGCGAGATTGTGTTCAAAATCAGGCACATCTTCGCCTATGTATCCGGAGTTTTTGAAAAATTCGACGGGAAAGTCCTTTTTGATCCCAACGATCTCGAGGGAAGCTTCATCCACGTCCGGATAGAAGTAAACAGCATCGATACCAGGATCGAAAAGCGGGACGAGCATTTGCGTTCGGAGGAGTTCCTCGACGCGCAGAAATTTCCGTATATGACATTCACCAGCTCCGAGATTGTGCACAAGAAAGACAACGACTATATCGCCCGAGGGAAACTGAAGATCAAAGACGTGATTCTGCAGATCGAACTCCCTTTTACCTACCTCGGCAGCAGGACCGACCCTTTCAACGACAAGCAGGAGGTAGCGGGTTTCGACGCTGAATACGAGCTGGACCGTCTGATCTACCATGTGGGTAGCGGCAAATACTACGAGCAGGGAGTAATCGGCAAAGACGTGACCATTTCCATCCACGTTGAGCTCCTCCGAGCCCGATAG
- a CDS encoding TetR/AcrR family transcriptional regulator: protein MFKPATEVEKFDRFSHKGKLKIDEICTRAAEVFSNKGYLTATLADVANAVGISKGGIYHYFSTKEELLFLILLRYMDQTLQELKEKLKSMDDHRNRIRLFIHHHIAHYRDNFHQSRLILHEAHHLPDEYYNQVKQKEREYVNLLAENIRGLVTGYKDKPLKIKLVTFSLIGMCNWPYIWFNPKGSVPPEELAEEIYKVFIGDLPI, encoded by the coding sequence GTGTTCAAACCGGCAACCGAAGTTGAAAAGTTCGATCGATTCAGCCACAAAGGCAAGCTGAAAATCGATGAAATCTGCACGAGAGCCGCGGAGGTGTTCAGCAACAAAGGATACCTGACAGCCACTCTCGCCGATGTCGCCAATGCCGTGGGTATTAGTAAAGGAGGCATTTACCACTACTTCTCAACCAAGGAAGAACTTCTTTTTTTGATTCTGTTACGCTATATGGATCAGACGCTGCAAGAATTGAAAGAAAAACTAAAATCAATGGATGACCACAGGAATAGAATACGCCTGTTCATCCACCATCATATCGCCCACTATCGTGACAACTTCCACCAATCTCGCCTCATCCTTCACGAAGCGCACCATCTTCCTGACGAGTACTACAACCAGGTGAAACAAAAAGAGAGAGAATACGTAAATCTATTGGCGGAGAATATCCGCGGTTTGGTCACGGGATATAAGGATAAACCGCTGAAAATAAAGCTTGTAACCTTTTCCCTGATCGGCATGTGCAACTGGCCGTATATATGGTTCAACCCCAAAGGGTCCGTTCCGCCGGAAGAGCTGGCTGAGGAAATATATAAGGTCTTTATCGGCGATCTGCCGATCTGA